From the Desulfosarcina sp. BuS5 genome, one window contains:
- a CDS encoding RnfABCDGE type electron transport complex subunit D produces MMISTKKLTVSHAPFWHDGSGISSRSYNTMLAALPAIIAGLLLYGIPALAVVCLSVSSAMIWELLMNLVTKRPLSIGDGNAGVIGILLAMLLPAGIPWWVVITGTFIAVVLGKQIYGGIGSNPFNPVVVAIAILMVSWKDFFDFNEALLNYDLNFIMVYPLAALKHFGTSAIDGFSICDLLLGKQPGGIGSTFGIGIIIGGIYLIIRGIIRWEISVSFLAGIFITALIFHINDSARFAGPFFHLLTGYTLIGAFFLATEDSSSPVNFIPMLIYGAGAGVMTVLIRNIGVYVDGVIFAILVMNLVNPMLDKIRPRAIGKVG; encoded by the coding sequence ATGATGATTAGCACAAAAAAACTTACGGTTTCCCATGCTCCATTCTGGCACGACGGGAGCGGAATCTCCTCTCGAAGTTATAATACGATGCTTGCGGCTTTGCCGGCAATAATTGCAGGTCTGTTATTATACGGCATACCCGCTCTTGCGGTTGTCTGTTTGTCCGTATCTTCTGCCATGATCTGGGAACTTTTGATGAATCTTGTTACAAAGCGGCCATTATCAATCGGAGACGGCAACGCAGGTGTAATAGGCATCCTTTTGGCCATGCTTTTGCCTGCGGGAATACCCTGGTGGGTTGTCATAACCGGAACTTTTATTGCGGTTGTGCTTGGCAAGCAAATTTATGGCGGTATCGGGAGCAATCCTTTTAACCCGGTGGTTGTTGCAATTGCCATCCTGATGGTCTCGTGGAAGGATTTCTTCGACTTTAATGAAGCTCTCTTAAACTATGATCTGAATTTTATTATGGTATATCCCCTGGCGGCGCTTAAACATTTCGGAACATCGGCCATTGACGGCTTTAGCATTTGCGATCTCCTGCTGGGCAAACAGCCGGGCGGGATCGGTTCTACATTCGGTATCGGCATAATTATCGGGGGAATCTACCTTATTATAAGAGGTATCATAAGATGGGAAATTTCCGTCTCATTCCTGGCGGGAATTTTTATAACCGCCCTGATTTTTCACATTAACGATTCGGCCCGCTTTGCAGGACCTTTTTTCCATTTGCTGACAGGTTATACGTTAATAGGCGCTTTTTTTCTTGCAACCGAGGATTCATCTTCCCCGGTTAATTTTATTCCAATGCTGATTTACGGAGCCGGTGCAGGTGTTATGACCGTGCTGATCAGGAATATAGGGGTTTATGTGGACGGCGTAATTTTTGCGATTCTGGTTATGAATCTTGTTAATCCGATGCTGGATAAGATCAGACCAAGAGCGATCGGAAAGGTTGGGTAA
- a CDS encoding 4Fe-4S dicluster domain-containing protein, with translation MIKKSFIGLAKPRLMYETLESLLPEPRNIELPEKVTLLLETVSEKSSANGQFSIKEGDKVKTGQKLTLSGENGIYVTATVTGRISSVTPFSGNFGKKYMAISIETAPDEEIDADFGKIAVKDPFNGIRDFLLSCPGGIPPHLFSDNNGAVKTLVICGIDNDLLISTNQYMVKADMNSIKDGIDILKKAIAAEKIIFAVPRHLKHEASAADAVTKIIAPQYPAASPRMIMKDVLGLVVPAGKTCEDMGVTFINAEAAASIGSAFKDGVIPVNKKITVIKKDGTAAFVSARIGTPLSNIFNALDIHLNEKDRIVLGGPMTGSAVYSADLPVLPDTDAVIIQDFSVIPLVSDCPCINCGECIRMCPANIPINMLVRLLEAGLYEQAEDEYDLQSCIECGLCSYVCPAKIPIFQYIRLAKHELFRLQTGEEITEEANDD, from the coding sequence ATGATAAAAAAATCATTTATCGGTTTAGCAAAGCCGAGGCTTATGTATGAAACCCTTGAGAGTTTGCTGCCGGAACCTCGGAACATCGAACTGCCGGAAAAGGTTACTCTACTTTTGGAGACAGTCTCAGAAAAATCAAGCGCCAATGGACAGTTTTCAATTAAAGAGGGGGACAAGGTTAAAACCGGACAGAAGCTGACTCTTTCCGGGGAGAACGGTATATATGTAACCGCAACTGTTACCGGCAGAATCTCGTCCGTCACACCGTTTAGCGGTAATTTCGGCAAAAAGTATATGGCAATTTCGATTGAAACCGCTCCGGATGAAGAGATAGATGCCGATTTCGGCAAAATTGCAGTAAAAGATCCTTTTAACGGTATCAGGGATTTTCTTTTATCATGCCCGGGAGGTATTCCTCCGCACCTGTTTTCAGACAATAACGGGGCTGTAAAAACACTTGTTATATGCGGTATTGATAATGACCTGCTGATTTCAACAAATCAGTATATGGTCAAAGCGGACATGAACAGCATAAAAGATGGAATTGATATTCTTAAAAAAGCCATCGCCGCGGAAAAAATTATTTTTGCGGTTCCAAGGCACCTCAAACACGAGGCTTCAGCCGCGGATGCCGTCACAAAGATTATTGCCCCCCAGTATCCGGCAGCCTCACCACGGATGATTATGAAGGATGTTTTGGGTCTTGTTGTTCCGGCCGGCAAAACCTGTGAAGATATGGGAGTAACCTTTATAAACGCCGAGGCCGCAGCTTCCATAGGCAGCGCTTTTAAAGACGGCGTGATTCCGGTTAATAAGAAAATCACGGTGATAAAAAAGGACGGAACGGCTGCTTTTGTGTCCGCCCGTATCGGCACCCCTTTAAGCAACATTTTCAATGCCCTGGATATTCATCTAAACGAAAAGGACCGGATAGTTCTCGGCGGTCCGATGACCGGTTCAGCGGTATATTCAGCAGACCTTCCGGTCTTGCCGGATACTGATGCCGTTATTATCCAGGATTTTTCGGTAATACCGCTTGTTTCCGATTGCCCCTGCATTAATTGCGGGGAATGTATCAGAATGTGTCCCGCAAATATTCCGATTAATATGCTTGTCAGACTTCTTGAAGCAGGTCTTTATGAGCAAGCGGAGGATGAATATGACCTCCAGTCATGCATTGAATGCGGTCTTTGTTCATATGTCTGTCCTGCAAAAATACCGATTTTTCAGTATATAAGACTGGCCAAACATGAACTGTTCCGTTTGCAAACTGGGGAGGAGATTACAGAGGAGGCAAATGATGATTAG
- a CDS encoding cytochrome c3 family protein yields the protein MTSKKELLPALSLTLVLLVVGVISYAAFPAKSPDQPVRLMFKGVAGKVLFTHKMHTSESGYDVACSDCHHNLEEGETDPQACGECHEIESDDEDVPARTDAFHSQCIGCHQENEAGPEKCASCHVM from the coding sequence ATGACTTCCAAAAAAGAATTGTTGCCGGCTTTAAGCCTGACCTTGGTTCTACTGGTTGTCGGCGTTATAAGCTACGCCGCCTTTCCTGCAAAATCTCCTGACCAGCCGGTAAGGCTAATGTTCAAGGGCGTTGCCGGGAAAGTCTTATTTACCCACAAAATGCATACATCTGAATCCGGTTACGATGTTGCCTGCAGTGACTGCCATCATAATCTCGAAGAAGGTGAAACCGATCCTCAAGCCTGCGGTGAATGCCATGAGATCGAATCGGATGATGAAGACGTTCCCGCAAGAACCGATGCATTTCATTCCCAGTGTATCGGCTGCCATCAGGAAAACGAAGCCGGGCCTGAAAAATGCGCATCCTGCCATGTTATGTAA
- the ilvD gene encoding dihydroxy-acid dehydratase, which translates to MKSDSVKKGIERAPHRSLFKAIGYTDEELRRPLIGIANSANSLIPGHVHLNRIAGAVKAGIYMAGGTPCEFGVIGVCDGIAMNHIGMKYSLASREIIADSVEVMAIAHALDAIVMVTNCDKIVPGMLMAAARLNIPAIFISGGPMLAGKDPSGTGAIDLVTVFESVGAFKSGRMSKERLNEIEDTACPTCGSCAGMFTANSMNCLTEVIGMGLPGNGTIPAVMSARVRLAKEAGMKIVSLFEKNITARQIMTKEAFKNALVVDMALGCSTNTILHLPAIAKEAKVGIDLNMINEISEQVPHICSLSPGGIHHMEDLNLAGGIQAVIKEITKTGLINEQSITVTGKTVGENIKEQVIKDENIIRPLDNPYHKEGGLAVLFGNLAPDGCVVKQSAVLDKMLCHEGPARVYESEEDATDAIMNGIIKKGDVILIRYEGPMGGPGMREMLTPTSSIAGMKLDAHVALLTDGRFSGGTKGASIGHISPEAMQGGPVAIVEEGDIIAIDIPGKKITLKVSEDEIKKRLSAWSAPEPKIKEGYMARYAKMVSSASKGAIVQ; encoded by the coding sequence ATGAAAAGTGACAGCGTTAAAAAGGGTATTGAAAGAGCGCCTCATCGCAGTCTTTTTAAGGCTATCGGATATACTGATGAAGAGCTTCGAAGACCTCTTATAGGGATTGCCAATTCAGCCAATAGCCTAATTCCCGGTCATGTTCATTTGAACAGGATCGCAGGGGCGGTCAAGGCAGGTATTTACATGGCCGGAGGTACGCCTTGTGAATTCGGCGTAATTGGTGTTTGTGATGGTATCGCCATGAATCATATCGGGATGAAATATTCCCTGGCAAGCAGGGAGATTATCGCAGATTCCGTTGAAGTAATGGCAATAGCCCATGCATTAGATGCTATAGTAATGGTAACAAATTGTGATAAAATTGTACCGGGCATGCTTATGGCTGCTGCCCGCCTTAATATTCCTGCAATTTTTATCAGCGGCGGCCCCATGCTGGCCGGCAAAGATCCCTCAGGCACCGGGGCAATAGATCTGGTGACTGTTTTTGAATCGGTGGGCGCTTTTAAGTCAGGCAGAATGAGCAAAGAACGATTGAATGAAATTGAGGATACAGCTTGTCCCACATGCGGATCATGCGCCGGTATGTTTACGGCCAATTCCATGAACTGCCTGACTGAAGTAATAGGTATGGGCTTGCCTGGCAACGGCACTATCCCGGCTGTCATGTCTGCCAGGGTCCGTTTGGCAAAAGAGGCGGGGATGAAAATTGTAAGCCTTTTTGAAAAAAATATAACCGCCAGGCAGATTATGACCAAAGAGGCTTTTAAAAATGCCCTGGTTGTAGATATGGCGCTGGGATGCTCGACAAATACTATTCTTCATTTACCGGCAATTGCCAAAGAAGCGAAAGTAGGTATAGATCTTAACATGATCAATGAAATCAGCGAGCAAGTGCCCCATATCTGTTCATTAAGCCCGGGAGGAATACACCATATGGAGGATCTGAATCTTGCAGGAGGTATTCAAGCGGTCATAAAGGAAATTACAAAAACCGGCTTGATTAATGAGCAATCTATAACCGTCACTGGAAAGACCGTGGGTGAAAATATTAAAGAGCAAGTCATTAAAGATGAAAATATTATCAGGCCGCTTGATAATCCATATCATAAAGAAGGTGGACTTGCCGTTCTATTCGGAAATCTTGCTCCTGATGGATGTGTTGTAAAGCAGTCCGCAGTGCTCGATAAAATGTTATGTCATGAAGGTCCGGCCAGGGTATATGAGTCGGAAGAAGATGCAACAGATGCCATTATGAACGGCATTATAAAAAAAGGTGATGTGATTTTAATCCGATACGAAGGGCCGATGGGCGGGCCCGGCATGCGAGAAATGCTAACGCCGACATCCTCAATCGCGGGAATGAAACTTGACGCGCATGTGGCGCTCCTCACGGACGGACGTTTTTCAGGAGGAACAAAAGGAGCATCCATAGGGCATATTTCACCCGAAGCGATGCAGGGGGGACCTGTTGCTATTGTTGAGGAAGGAGATATTATTGCTATTGATATCCCGGGAAAAAAGATTACTTTAAAGGTTTCGGAAGATGAGATAAAAAAAAGACTCTCAGCCTGGTCGGCTCCTGAACCCAAGATAAAAGAGGGATATATGGCAAGATATGCAAAAATGGTTTCATCCGCCAGCAAGGGAGCGATTGTTCAATAG
- the ilvB gene encoding biosynthetic-type acetolactate synthase large subunit encodes MKLTGAQILMKALKEEGVDTIFGYPGGAVLDIYDELSKTEMRHILVRHEQGAVHAADGYARAAGKTGVCLVTSGPGATNTVTGIASAYMDSIPIVIITGQVPTKLIGNDAFQEVDIVGITRPCTKHNYLVKNVANLATTIKEAFYIAGSGRPGPVLIDIPKDIVNDLAEYVSPEKVSLRSYNPTYNPNIKQINKVVKLIHKAVKPVIFAGGGIILSKAHAELTQFARKTRIPVTASLMGLGAFPASDPLWLGMIGMHGTYRSNMAIGECDLLIAVGVRFDDRVAGRTDTFASNAEIVHIDIDPTSIQKNISVSVPVVGDCKTTLEHLNKLIKKEDFGDIGQKCKGWLDKINEWKSTRPLAYTQSDIIKPQYVIDKLYELTKGKAIITTEVGQNQMWAAQYYHFDEPNHFITSGGLGCMGFGLPAAIGAQVACPDKIVVDVAGDGSIQMNIQEMATAVQYGLPINIVILNNQYLGMVRQWQELFYGKRYSSTSMEHAPDFVKLAEAYGAVGLRAVRPEEVEPVLSEGLSSPKTVIMEFVVAREESVYPMVPAGASITEMLLV; translated from the coding sequence ATGAAACTTACAGGTGCGCAGATCCTTATGAAGGCTCTCAAGGAAGAGGGAGTTGATACAATTTTCGGGTATCCAGGCGGGGCAGTGCTGGATATATACGATGAACTTTCCAAAACGGAAATGCGTCATATACTTGTGCGTCACGAGCAGGGAGCTGTTCATGCTGCAGACGGTTATGCCAGGGCGGCCGGCAAAACCGGAGTCTGCCTGGTAACATCAGGGCCCGGTGCCACCAATACTGTTACCGGCATAGCATCAGCATATATGGATTCGATCCCCATAGTTATTATAACAGGTCAGGTTCCCACTAAACTTATCGGGAATGATGCCTTTCAGGAAGTCGATATAGTCGGCATTACAAGACCTTGCACAAAGCATAATTATCTTGTCAAGAATGTAGCGAATCTTGCAACAACAATCAAAGAGGCTTTTTATATAGCAGGTTCAGGTCGTCCCGGGCCGGTGTTGATTGACATACCCAAGGATATTGTTAATGACCTCGCTGAATATGTATCACCAGAAAAAGTAAGTTTGAGATCTTACAACCCCACCTACAACCCGAACATTAAACAGATCAACAAGGTTGTAAAACTGATTCACAAAGCCGTAAAGCCCGTTATTTTTGCAGGCGGCGGCATTATTCTTTCCAAGGCGCATGCAGAATTGACTCAATTTGCGCGTAAAACACGGATACCCGTAACTGCCTCTTTAATGGGCCTGGGGGCATTTCCTGCATCTGATCCTTTATGGCTGGGAATGATCGGTATGCATGGTACATACAGATCCAACATGGCCATAGGAGAATGTGATCTGCTGATTGCCGTTGGTGTCCGTTTCGACGACCGTGTTGCGGGAAGAACGGATACGTTCGCTTCAAATGCGGAGATTGTCCATATAGATATTGATCCCACATCCATTCAGAAGAATATTTCCGTTTCGGTGCCTGTTGTGGGAGACTGCAAAACCACACTTGAGCATCTTAACAAGCTGATAAAAAAAGAAGATTTTGGTGATATCGGTCAGAAGTGCAAAGGCTGGTTAGATAAAATTAATGAGTGGAAAAGCACCCGGCCGCTGGCTTATACCCAAAGTGATATTATCAAACCTCAATATGTAATTGACAAACTTTATGAATTAACCAAAGGAAAGGCTATTATAACTACGGAAGTGGGGCAGAACCAGATGTGGGCAGCCCAGTATTACCATTTTGATGAGCCTAATCATTTTATTACCTCAGGCGGCTTGGGCTGTATGGGTTTCGGCCTGCCTGCGGCCATAGGGGCACAGGTCGCATGCCCGGATAAAATTGTGGTCGATGTAGCCGGCGACGGCAGCATCCAGATGAATATTCAGGAAATGGCGACTGCCGTTCAATATGGACTTCCGATAAATATTGTTATCCTGAACAACCAATATCTCGGCATGGTGCGACAGTGGCAGGAATTATTTTACGGCAAACGTTATTCAAGTACCAGCATGGAACATGCCCCGGATTTTGTCAAACTTGCCGAAGCCTATGGCGCGGTCGGTTTAAGAGCCGTAAGACCGGAAGAGGTTGAGCCTGTGCTGTCAGAAGGTCTATCTTCCCCCAAGACCGTAATAATGGAATTTGTTGTGGCGCGGGAAGAATCGGTTTATCCCATGGTTCCTGCGGGCGCTTCCATAACAGAAATGCTTTTAGTATAG
- the ilvN gene encoding acetolactate synthase small subunit has product MTAEKHVLSILVDNKPGVLSRIAGLFSGRGYNIESLSVAETMDPLVSRVTLVTKADAPVIEQIEKQLNKLINVIKVHDFTGAEYVQREMVLIKVTAKPEHRAEILRMVDIFRCKVVDVGMEHYTIETTGDQGKINAILNLLKPIGIKEIVKTGIIALLRDQYTKK; this is encoded by the coding sequence ATGACAGCAGAAAAACATGTTCTCTCGATTCTGGTGGATAACAAGCCGGGCGTACTTTCAAGAATAGCAGGTCTTTTCAGCGGCAGGGGATATAATATTGAAAGCCTCTCTGTTGCCGAGACCATGGATCCCCTGGTTTCACGGGTTACGCTTGTTACAAAAGCCGATGCACCTGTTATAGAACAGATAGAAAAGCAGCTTAATAAACTGATCAATGTGATTAAGGTGCATGATTTTACAGGCGCAGAATATGTGCAGCGGGAAATGGTTCTAATCAAGGTAACTGCAAAACCGGAACATCGTGCTGAAATTTTAAGAATGGTCGATATCTTCAGGTGTAAAGTTGTTGATGTGGGAATGGAACATTACACCATAGAGACAACCGGAGATCAGGGTAAAATCAATGCTATTTTAAACCTTCTTAAGCCCATCGGCATTAAGGAGATAGTCAAGACCGGTATTATTGCGCTGCTGCGCGATCAATATACCAAAAAATAA